The Candidatus Dormiibacterota bacterium genome contains a region encoding:
- a CDS encoding CBM20 domain-containing protein: MRSAGAVLVALCLAILASVGAGAQAVRVTGQLLAYQNGYVFFTTGDGFHVASSVVITDAKTGGPTTLRPKPRMWALATFDAQGTVVALGLSRAPLPPEGDFALVRRFAVALSSPYPNPDLAQPHSTLPVHAVAGSGRPVVVLFKVQVPATTPFDASVYITTDASDWNPQAIPMQRVDALHFRIVERLNVGTVLHYLYTRGSFDSEERSEGGLEVKPRTAVVTNVDDQVYSSIVYRWADQSTGGELMQPNVFPTPYNPAPFPNLPPGIHTPAPL, encoded by the coding sequence ATGAGATCTGCGGGCGCCGTTCTCGTCGCGCTCTGCCTCGCGATCCTCGCGAGCGTGGGCGCCGGCGCGCAGGCCGTGCGCGTGACGGGCCAGCTGCTCGCCTATCAAAACGGGTACGTCTTCTTCACGACCGGCGACGGGTTCCACGTCGCGTCCTCGGTCGTCATCACCGACGCCAAGACCGGCGGCCCGACGACGCTGCGGCCGAAGCCGCGCATGTGGGCGCTGGCGACCTTCGACGCGCAGGGCACCGTCGTCGCGCTCGGGCTCTCGCGCGCGCCGTTGCCGCCCGAGGGCGACTTCGCGCTCGTGCGGCGCTTCGCGGTCGCGCTCTCGTCGCCGTATCCGAATCCCGATCTCGCCCAGCCGCACAGCACCTTACCGGTGCACGCCGTTGCGGGAAGCGGCAGGCCGGTGGTGGTGCTCTTCAAAGTGCAGGTTCCCGCCACGACGCCGTTCGATGCATCGGTCTACATCACGACCGACGCGAGCGATTGGAACCCGCAGGCGATTCCGATGCAGCGCGTCGACGCGTTGCACTTTCGCATCGTCGAACGGCTCAACGTGGGAACGGTGCTGCACTATCTCTACACGCGCGGCTCCTTCGACTCCGAAGAGCGCTCGGAGGGCGGCCTCGAGGTGAAACCGCGCACGGCCGTCGTGACGAACGTCGACGATCAGGTCTACAGCAGCATCGTCTACCGCTGGGCCGATCAGAGCACCGGCGGCGAGCTGATGCAGCCTAACGTCTTTCCGACGCCGTACAACCCCGCGCCGTTCCCCAACCTCCCGCCGGGAATCCACACGCCGGCCCCGCTCTAA